Genomic DNA from Hymenobacter jejuensis:
ACGCGTCAGGTCCAGAATGCCCACTTTCTTGCCTTGGGCTACGGCGGCGGCCAACGTACCGCCGCAGGTCATTTCGACGTCGTCGGGGTGCGCGGCAATGGCCAGAATATCGAGTTTCATAGGTTCAGCAAGCAAGAAGTCTCAATCATAAGTAATTGATTATTAATTACTTATGATTGAGGCTTGGTTAAAGCTAAGTTATTTGATTCGTAGTGTACGTCCCGGCCGCAAGGTTGAGGTGCTGCCGTTCAGGCGCTTCAGCTGCCCAACCGACACACCGTATTTTTCCGCGATTTCGGAAAGCGTATCGCCGCTGCGAATGCGGTGCGTTACTACCCGGCGGGCCGCCGATGGTTTGCTGGTATGGCTGCGGGCGGCGGCTTTGGCGCGTAAGGCTTGGCTGTAATAGCTAAAAAGTGCCGACGTAATCTGAAAATTGTCTTTCCAGAGTTTGTAATCCGGGAAGTCGTACATCTTCTCAGGATCGATGGGATTGCCTTCGTAGCGTACCTCGAAGTGCAAATGCGAGCCCGTGCTGCGGCCCGTGCTGCCGCCGTATCCGATCAACTGGCCCGCCTTCACGAAGGTACCGGGCGTGACCAAGGCTTTCTGCAGATGGCCATACAAAGTTTCAATGCCGTTGTAGTGCCTGACCAACAGATAGTTGCCGTAGCCCGAGCCGTCCCATTTCGAAATGCGCACGACGCCGTCGAAGGCAGCTTTTACCGAGTCGCCGGTTTCTAGGTCGAGGTCGTCGCCGTAGTGCCAACGGTAGCCGCGAAATCCAAAATCTGAGGTGATGGGCGTGCTGTTAAGCGGCATTTTGGCAAAGCGCTTACGCTGTGGATCGGTCAGTTGCAGGCTCAGCGTATCGCGCAGGCGCCGCCCATCCACACGATACGGGTTGATGTTGTGCGTGTCCCAAATCGAATAGTAGCCCGCTACCTGAATCCAAGAGCTGTCTATTAGCACTTGTTCCGCCATCTCCACAATCTGCTGGCCACCTTCGTTGAGCGTGGTCGTGTCCTCACTCACGATGGACAGTTTTTTGGCCGGATTGAAGAAAATGGACTTCGACGCGTCGGAGTTGTCGTCGGGCAATTCCTCGGTTTCAATCAGCACCGTCGTATCTGGCCGGACATACCGAATGGATGGTGATTTGATGCGGAAGAAATCTTTCCGCTTGCGGGCATCACCGGACTTGGCCTTCGTCTGGGGCGCTTTGCGCTGTTGTGCCAGTACGCGCCCAGGCGCCAACGACAGCACCAGCAGCACGAACGGCACCAGCCAATATTTCACGAATTTCAGCAAGGACAATAGATGTTGAGGAGCCGCGCTTCAGCTTGATGACGCGGCAAGGTAACCAACGAAACGAGAAAGGTACGGCAGCTAGTGCACACAGGCCACCGTACGCTGTCTTCTCGCTCGGGATAAAATTTTGTGCTTAATGGTCGCCTAACGCAGCCAAGTAACGCTCTGCGTCGAGGGCAGCCATGCAGCCGCTACCCGCTGCCGTCACGGCTTGGCGGTACGTGTAATCCTGCACGTCGCCGCAGGCAAACACGCCATCGACGTTGGTCTTGGCCGAGCCTGGAATAGTCTTCAGGTAGCCCTGCTCGTCGTGGTGCAGATAGGGCTGGAAAATCTTGGAATTGGGCTCATGACCAATAGCCACGAAAAAGCCTTTGATCGGAATCTCGCGGGTTTCGTGCGTCAAAATATTCTTCACTCGAACCGCTTCCACGCCATCCTGGCCCAAAATTTCATCTGTGGCCGTGTTCCAAAGCACTTCAATCTTGGGGTTGTCAACGACGCGTTTCTGCATGATTTTCGAAGCCCGCATCTCCCCTTTGCGCACTAGCATGTATACTTTGTTGCACAAGTTGGCCAGATACGTGGCTTCTTCCGCGGCTGTGTCGCCGGCGCCTACAATGGCCACATCCTGACCGCGGTAGAAGAACCCATCGCAAACGGCGCAGGCCGAAACGCCCATGCCGTTCAGGCGGGCCTCCGACTCGATTCCGAGCCATTTGGCCGAAGCACCAGTGGCAATAATCACGGCATCCGCCGTAATTTCTTTGTTTTC
This window encodes:
- the trxB gene encoding thioredoxin-disulfide reductase yields the protein MNTTTEHVHCLIIGSGPAGYTAAIYAARANLKPVMYQGLQPGGQLTITNDVENFPGYPDGVMGPEMMEDLKKQAERFGTDIRYGLATAVDFSGHPHRITIDENKEITADAVIIATGASAKWLGIESEARLNGMGVSACAVCDGFFYRGQDVAIVGAGDTAAEEATYLANLCNKVYMLVRKGEMRASKIMQKRVVDNPKIEVLWNTATDEILGQDGVEAVRVKNILTHETREIPIKGFFVAIGHEPNSKIFQPYLHHDEQGYLKTIPGSAKTNVDGVFACGDVQDYTYRQAVTAAGSGCMAALDAERYLAALGDH
- a CDS encoding M23 family metallopeptidase — translated: MKYWLVPFVLLVLSLAPGRVLAQQRKAPQTKAKSGDARKRKDFFRIKSPSIRYVRPDTTVLIETEELPDDNSDASKSIFFNPAKKLSIVSEDTTTLNEGGQQIVEMAEQVLIDSSWIQVAGYYSIWDTHNINPYRVDGRRLRDTLSLQLTDPQRKRFAKMPLNSTPITSDFGFRGYRWHYGDDLDLETGDSVKAAFDGVVRISKWDGSGYGNYLLVRHYNGIETLYGHLQKALVTPGTFVKAGQLIGYGGSTGRSTGSHLHFEVRYEGNPIDPEKMYDFPDYKLWKDNFQITSALFSYYSQALRAKAAARSHTSKPSAARRVVTHRIRSGDTLSEIAEKYGVSVGQLKRLNGSTSTLRPGRTLRIK